One Mycolicibacterium doricum genomic window, ACGGTCATCTGTGACGGTGAGCTCAGCCCTGCCCAGCTGACCGCACTGGAGAAGATCGTCAAGGTGAAGGTCATCGACCGAACCGCCCTCATCCTCGACATCTTCGCCCAGCACGCCACCAGTCGCGAGGGCAAAGCCCAGGTGTCGCTGGCGCAGATGGAGTACATGCTGCCTCGGCTGCGTGGCTGGGGGGAATCGATGTCACGGCAGGCGGGCGGCCGTGCCGGCGGCGCCGGCGGCGGCGTCGGCACCCGCGGTCCCGGTGAGACGAAGATCGAGACCGACCGTCGCCGCATCCGGGAGCGGATGTCGAAGCTGCGGCGCGAGATCAAGGACATGAAGAAGATCCGCGACACCCAGCGCAGTGGGCGGCGCCGCACCGAGCTGCCGTCGGTCGCGATCGTCGGCTACACCAACGCGGGCAAGTCCAGCCTGCTCAACGCGCTGACGGGCGCCGGCGTGCTGGTGGAGAACGCGCTCTTCGCCACGCTGGAACCGACGACGCGGCGAGGCGAATTCGACGACGGTCGGCCGTTCGTGCTGACCGACACCGTCGGCTTCGTGCGACACCTGCCGACGCAGTTGGTCGAGGCCTTCCGGTCGACCCTCGAAGAGGTCGCAGACGCCGACCTGCTCGTCCACGTCGTCGACGGCTCGGATGCCAACCCGCTGGCACAGATCAGCGCGGTGCGCGAGGTGATCGACGAGGTCATCGCCGAACAGAACGCCAAGCCGGCGCCGGAATTGCTGGTGGTCAACAAAATCGACGCAGCTGACGGGCTCTCGCTGGCACATCTGCGCAGCGCTCTGCCCGATGCCGTGTTCGTCTCGGCGCGCACCGGGCAAGGCTTGGACCGGCTATCCGCCCGGATGTCGGAGCTCGTCGAATCCACCGACGTCACCGTCGACGTCACGATTCCTTACGAGCGTGGCGAACTCGTCGCCCGCGTCCACGGGGAGGGGCACGTCGACGCCACCGAGCACACCACCGATGGAACGCGCGTCAAAGCGAGGGTGCCGGTAGCCCTCGCGGCGGCCCTGCGAAATTTCGCCACCTTCTGATGCGCTAGACTATGCCAGCGCCGGCGTCACCGAAACCGACGACGGCTCGTCGTGGAACGCTTACCATCGCGTCCGGCTCAAGCTCTTCTCGCGGCGATCGATGTTGCCAACCGGCAATCTCGCCACCTGTGTACCCATCACCTGTGCCCTGCAACGGCGCTGCGCGGGGTACGCGACACTGCCCTGAAAGGCAAACACCTGCATGACAACTGCACAATCATTCGCCGACCTCGGTGTGCGCGGACCGCTGCGCCGTGTTCTGGAGAACCGCGGCATCGACAGCCCGTTCCCGATCCAGGCCGCGACGTTGCCCGACAGCCTGGCCGGCCGTGACGTGCTCGGACGTGGGAAGACGGGCAGCGGTAAGACCCTGGCGTTCTCGCTGCCGCTGGTGAGCCGGCTCGCCGATACCAAGCGGCGTTCGTCGCGCCCCTCTGGCCTGGTGCTCGCACCGACCCGTGAGCTGGCCACCCAGATCTCCGCGGTGCTCCAACCCCTTGCTGCGGCATACGATTTGAAGGTCGCCACCATCTTCGGTGGCGTTTCGCAGAATCCACAGGCCGCGGCGCTGCGGGCCGGTGTCGACATCGTCGTCGCCTGCCCCGGACGGCTCGAAGACCTGATGCGCCAGCGGATCATCTCGCTGGACAGTGTCGAGATCACCGTCCTCGACGAGGCCGACCACATGGCCGACCTCGGCTTCCTGCCCGGCGTCACACGCATCCTGGCCGCCACACCAGCAGGCGGTCAGCGGCTGCTGTTCTCGGCGACGCTCGACAACGGCGTCGACAAGCTGGTGCGCCGCTTCCTGCGGGAGCCCGTCACCCACTCGGTGGACGAGGTCAACGCGCCGCCGCCGGCCATGACCCACCACGTGTTCCACGTGGCCGGTGCCCACGAGAAGAAGGCGCTGGTGCACACGCTGGCCGCCGGGTCGGGACGCCGAATCCTTTTCATGCGCACCAAACATCAGGCCCGCAAGCTTGCCCGTCAGCTCACCGAGTCCGGTGTGCCCTCGGTCGACCTGCACGGCAACCTCTCGCAGAACGCCCGCGAGCGCAACCTCGCCGCCTTCTCCTCCGGTGACGCCAGGGTGCTGGTGGCCACCGACATCGCGGCCCGTGGCGTGCACGTCGACGAGGTAGAACTCGTGGTGCACGTCGATCCGCCGGTCGAGCACAAGGCGTATCTGCACCGCTCCGGCCGCACCGCGCGCGCCGGCAGTGCGGGTGACGTCGTCACCGTCGTGCTGCCCGAGGAGCGGCGGGACACCGCCGCGCTGCTGCGGCGGGCCGGTATCAACGTCGCACCCCAGCAGGTCGGTGCCGATTCACCGTCGGTCGCCGAACTGGTCGGCGAGGTCGCGCCGTATCGCGCGCCGGCCATGAAGGCCGTCGAGCAGCCCCGCGCCGCCGCTGACCGTCCCC contains:
- the hflX gene encoding GTPase HflX, yielding MTFPELPSHQTPSAGELALEDRASLRRIAGLSTELADISEVEYRQLRLERVVLVGVWTEGSAAAAEASLTELAALAETAGSEVLEGVVQRRDKPDASTYIGSGKAAELREIVLSTGADTVICDGELSPAQLTALEKIVKVKVIDRTALILDIFAQHATSREGKAQVSLAQMEYMLPRLRGWGESMSRQAGGRAGGAGGGVGTRGPGETKIETDRRRIRERMSKLRREIKDMKKIRDTQRSGRRRTELPSVAIVGYTNAGKSSLLNALTGAGVLVENALFATLEPTTRRGEFDDGRPFVLTDTVGFVRHLPTQLVEAFRSTLEEVADADLLVHVVDGSDANPLAQISAVREVIDEVIAEQNAKPAPELLVVNKIDAADGLSLAHLRSALPDAVFVSARTGQGLDRLSARMSELVESTDVTVDVTIPYERGELVARVHGEGHVDATEHTTDGTRVKARVPVALAAALRNFATF
- a CDS encoding DEAD/DEAH box helicase, encoding MTTAQSFADLGVRGPLRRVLENRGIDSPFPIQAATLPDSLAGRDVLGRGKTGSGKTLAFSLPLVSRLADTKRRSSRPSGLVLAPTRELATQISAVLQPLAAAYDLKVATIFGGVSQNPQAAALRAGVDIVVACPGRLEDLMRQRIISLDSVEITVLDEADHMADLGFLPGVTRILAATPAGGQRLLFSATLDNGVDKLVRRFLREPVTHSVDEVNAPPPAMTHHVFHVAGAHEKKALVHTLAAGSGRRILFMRTKHQARKLARQLTESGVPSVDLHGNLSQNARERNLAAFSSGDARVLVATDIAARGVHVDEVELVVHVDPPVEHKAYLHRSGRTARAGSAGDVVTVVLPEERRDTAALLRRAGINVAPQQVGADSPSVAELVGEVAPYRAPAMKAVEQPRAAADRPRRRSKPQGHGERQGRPQGGGDGTRSRGPRRRPQAAR